In Aliiglaciecola sp. LCG003, a genomic segment contains:
- a CDS encoding DEAD/DEAH box helicase, whose amino-acid sequence MQQVGIYEQLITQLIASRIDRKRFYVGERELNSSEASTWLSRFLSHIIEYAIDSVPAADDRLQQQITLSNQLLLWLKTQIQDKDLIEDNLLVSQGKILTALYELENPVSADFKNYIKDISPLTGLTQSELFCGSNAGLSLESELKREILSADKIYWLVSFIKWAGIRIFRKELEEFTASGRELKIITTSYMGATDAKAVEYLASLPNTEVKLSYNTERERLHAKSYLFLRNTGYHTGYIGSSNLSRSALTNGLEWNLKITSQEIPHIINKSLSTFETYWASNDFENFNGDAKSSEKLKKALSKQRGDYDASPTHFFDISPFPHQSEILEQLAVERSVHQRFRNLVVAATGTGKTLISAFDFARFIKEKPQANFLFIAHREEILQQARAAYRGVLRNGTFGELWVGEHTPEHYRQLFVSIQTLNNQLAQLNLTSDFYDYIVIDEVHHIAASSYRAVLEYFAPAILLGLTATPERHDGGDILADFGGVIAAEIRLPEAINRRHLCPFQYFGTDDDTDLRTIAWSRGRYDIAQLTNLYTHNQARFNKILQSLQEVITDIGKMKALAFCVSKEHAQYMAQQFLLKGIKADVLTSDNSHERQQKQQAIRSGSINVLCVVDIFNEGVDIPEVDTLLFLRPTESLTIFLQQLGRGLRLADGKECCTVLDFVGNSRPEYDFANKFRSLVGKSNRAISDEIKQGFPHAPLGCRIELSKRTQEMVIRNIRQASLTLNRLVAMIRQFPQHSTLPLTLSNFLALNPHIDLNELYKRGCWSQHVQQAEDKINENTLNENLLKVLKKAIHNRILICDDHAYLSFLKRLYQANFVIEDTNHRHALMCHYDFWQKTGAECGFNSIAQSLEKLNSPELKSELLDVLNWQLAQTKHEQPIMRALAEVSLRLHARYAREQILVAFGATTFERQPPAREGVFVLKDQNIELMFVTLDKNEKQFSPTTMYHDYAINEHLFHWQSQNSARPDKGRGLEYIQHQKTGKRLFLFVREQAKDEYGRTMGFVNFGEVEYVSHTGSQPMSITWQLEEPMPNFMWQQAAKLAVG is encoded by the coding sequence ATGCAACAAGTCGGAATTTATGAGCAGTTAATCACGCAGCTTATTGCCAGTCGTATTGACCGTAAGCGATTCTATGTAGGTGAGCGAGAGCTCAATAGCAGTGAAGCATCCACTTGGTTATCTCGTTTCCTCTCGCACATTATTGAATACGCCATTGATTCCGTTCCAGCCGCTGATGATCGGTTGCAACAACAAATTACTTTGTCTAATCAGCTGTTACTATGGCTAAAAACGCAAATTCAAGATAAGGATTTAATCGAAGACAATTTACTTGTTAGCCAAGGTAAAATTCTGACTGCGCTATACGAATTAGAAAATCCCGTCTCAGCTGATTTTAAAAATTATATTAAGGACATTTCCCCCCTAACAGGTTTAACGCAAAGTGAACTGTTCTGTGGCAGTAATGCCGGATTGTCGCTTGAATCTGAATTAAAAAGAGAGATTTTATCAGCAGATAAAATTTATTGGTTGGTGTCATTTATTAAGTGGGCGGGCATTCGAATTTTTCGCAAAGAGCTTGAAGAATTCACTGCAAGCGGGCGCGAGCTAAAAATCATTACCACGTCATACATGGGTGCAACTGATGCGAAAGCGGTTGAATACTTAGCAAGCTTGCCTAATACAGAAGTTAAACTGAGCTACAATACAGAGCGCGAACGTTTACATGCTAAGAGCTATCTATTTTTGCGCAACACTGGCTATCACACCGGCTACATAGGCTCGTCCAACCTGTCGCGTTCCGCACTAACCAATGGCTTAGAGTGGAATTTAAAAATCACTTCGCAAGAAATTCCACACATTATCAATAAATCATTAAGTACCTTTGAAACCTATTGGGCTTCTAATGATTTTGAAAATTTTAATGGCGATGCGAAAAGCAGTGAAAAACTCAAAAAAGCTTTGAGCAAGCAGCGTGGTGATTATGATGCCAGCCCAACGCATTTCTTTGATATCTCGCCGTTTCCTCACCAAAGTGAAATTTTAGAACAACTGGCCGTTGAGCGCAGTGTTCACCAGCGCTTTCGCAATTTAGTGGTCGCGGCTACAGGTACTGGAAAAACCCTGATTTCCGCCTTTGATTTTGCGCGTTTTATTAAAGAAAAACCGCAAGCCAATTTCTTATTTATCGCGCACCGAGAAGAAATATTACAACAAGCCAGAGCGGCGTATCGTGGTGTATTACGTAATGGCACTTTTGGTGAACTTTGGGTTGGTGAGCATACGCCAGAGCATTATCGGCAGTTGTTTGTTTCCATTCAAACGCTCAACAATCAGCTTGCTCAGTTGAACCTAACATCCGATTTTTATGACTACATCGTGATAGATGAAGTTCATCACATTGCTGCAAGTAGTTATCGAGCGGTATTAGAATATTTTGCACCCGCTATATTACTAGGCCTTACAGCAACGCCAGAGCGCCATGATGGTGGCGATATTTTAGCGGATTTTGGCGGTGTGATTGCGGCAGAAATTCGTTTGCCCGAAGCGATTAACCGTCGCCATCTATGCCCATTTCAGTATTTTGGTACAGATGATGATACCGACCTGCGAACGATTGCTTGGAGTCGAGGGCGTTACGATATTGCCCAACTAACTAATTTGTATACACACAACCAAGCACGTTTTAACAAAATTTTGCAGAGTTTACAGGAGGTCATCACTGATATTGGCAAAATGAAAGCGTTAGCTTTTTGTGTGAGTAAAGAGCATGCCCAGTACATGGCACAGCAATTCCTGCTAAAAGGCATTAAAGCGGATGTACTGACCAGTGATAACAGCCATGAACGGCAACAAAAGCAACAAGCTATTCGTTCAGGAAGTATTAACGTGCTCTGCGTAGTGGATATATTCAATGAGGGTGTCGATATTCCCGAAGTGGATACCTTGTTATTCCTACGACCAACAGAAAGCTTAACTATTTTTTTGCAGCAGCTTGGTCGTGGATTGCGTTTAGCTGACGGTAAAGAGTGTTGTACAGTGCTAGATTTTGTCGGTAATTCTCGCCCGGAATACGACTTTGCTAATAAATTTAGATCTTTAGTAGGGAAAAGCAATCGTGCGATCAGTGATGAAATAAAGCAAGGGTTTCCCCATGCGCCACTTGGCTGCCGTATTGAATTGAGTAAGCGAACTCAAGAAATGGTGATAAGAAATATTCGCCAAGCATCCCTAACATTGAATCGTTTAGTCGCGATGATCCGCCAGTTCCCTCAACATTCTACTTTACCGTTAACCCTATCCAACTTCTTAGCGCTAAATCCTCATATCGACTTAAATGAGCTATATAAGCGAGGTTGTTGGTCGCAACATGTTCAGCAAGCTGAAGATAAAATCAATGAAAATACACTGAATGAAAACCTTCTAAAAGTGCTTAAAAAAGCTATCCATAATCGTATTTTGATCTGTGATGACCATGCCTATTTGAGTTTTCTAAAGCGACTCTACCAAGCGAATTTTGTTATTGAAGATACGAATCATCGTCATGCTTTGATGTGTCATTACGACTTTTGGCAGAAAACAGGAGCAGAGTGTGGTTTTAACTCAATTGCGCAGAGTTTAGAAAAGCTGAATTCACCTGAATTAAAATCAGAATTATTAGACGTACTAAACTGGCAACTGGCTCAAACAAAGCACGAACAGCCAATAATGCGTGCCTTAGCAGAGGTTTCGTTAAGGTTACATGCGCGCTATGCGCGTGAACAAATATTGGTTGCATTTGGGGCGACTACTTTCGAGCGTCAACCGCCAGCACGAGAGGGTGTATTTGTTCTGAAAGATCAAAATATTGAACTGATGTTTGTCACATTAGATAAAAACGAAAAGCAGTTTTCGCCAACCACCATGTACCATGATTACGCGATTAACGAACACCTTTTCCATTGGCAGTCGCAAAATAGCGCACGGCCAGACAAGGGGCGTGGTTTGGAATACATCCAGCACCAAAAAACGGGTAAACGTCTGTTTTTATTTGTTCGTGAGCAAGCCAAAGATGAATACGGTCGCACTATGGGCTTTGTTAACTTTGGAGAAGTGGAGTATGTATCGCATACAGGTTCACAACCTATGAGTATCACTTGGCAGTTAGAAGAGCCGATGCCGAACTTTATGTGGCAACAAGCCGCTAAGTTGGCTGTGGGGTAG
- a CDS encoding MarR family transcriptional regulator, translated as MENVKQSRCVIGIKGQTTDPDYPVDIWFDSLKSVANVLSKENQQLLKMIAEHQPQSVTELAMLTGRAVSNVSRTLKTLGTYNLVEMQKSPHGLAVKLQYQSMVLLIQPLETKEYHATSRNL; from the coding sequence ATGGAAAACGTTAAACAATCGCGCTGTGTGATAGGAATTAAAGGGCAAACGACCGACCCAGATTACCCCGTCGATATTTGGTTCGACTCGCTTAAATCGGTGGCCAATGTGCTGTCGAAAGAAAACCAGCAATTGTTAAAAATGATCGCCGAGCACCAGCCGCAATCGGTGACTGAGCTAGCCATGCTTACCGGTCGGGCGGTCAGTAATGTGTCGAGAACACTGAAAACATTGGGCACGTACAACTTAGTTGAAATGCAAAAGTCACCGCACGGATTAGCGGTGAAACTGCAATATCAATCGATGGTATTATTGATCCAGCCATTAGAAACAAAGGAATATCATGCAACAAGTCGGAATTTATGA
- a CDS encoding type II toxin-antitoxin system HipA family toxin — MSFKSIQKLNVQRTLATGETVPVGVIAQNRQGVFFQYFDEYISKFGNLSPFTLQTNGQLQQAPKEPHQGIHGVFGDSLPDGWGLLLQDRIFRQQGVLPAQVTAMDRLAFVGDQGMGGLSFTPVSAFSPEQHQNIDIATLGLEAQTLFDQSLSEELDGKTQQVLATLVAVGSAGGARPKAQVYMPTGDAQQCRTYAKTGDEAWLVKFTSKNLALGHEEGLCEAVYLQMAEQAKCQPPVWQLIDAPPSSGAKAWLALKRFDYLPNEQGLPAHKVDGEQHAGRLHMHSACGLLDADFRTPSLDYSDLIKASRQLCKSPAAGQLQFRRAIFNLFAANQDDHSKNWGFLQGDDGNWQLAPFYDVTFSPQPFNEHATAFAGHGKAPPLKVMQKLAASAGFANWKEAQQCIQEVVEAISNFSSLATQQTISKTTVLAIAETLAQRKQENAALFLQQ, encoded by the coding sequence ATGAGCTTTAAATCAATTCAAAAGCTGAATGTGCAACGAACGCTCGCAACGGGTGAGACTGTGCCGGTGGGCGTAATAGCTCAAAACCGTCAGGGAGTGTTCTTTCAGTACTTTGATGAATACATTAGTAAATTTGGAAATTTATCCCCGTTTACTTTACAAACTAATGGACAGCTTCAACAAGCCCCCAAAGAGCCTCACCAGGGAATTCATGGCGTTTTTGGTGATAGCCTTCCTGATGGCTGGGGTCTCTTGCTCCAAGACCGAATATTTCGCCAACAAGGCGTTTTACCTGCTCAAGTAACTGCGATGGATCGCTTAGCGTTTGTAGGCGACCAAGGGATGGGAGGGTTGTCTTTTACGCCCGTATCAGCATTTTCACCTGAACAACATCAAAATATTGACATAGCAACGCTAGGGCTAGAAGCACAAACCTTGTTTGATCAGTCTCTATCTGAAGAGTTAGATGGTAAGACTCAACAAGTTTTAGCTACTTTGGTCGCTGTGGGTAGCGCTGGTGGCGCAAGGCCTAAAGCACAGGTTTATATGCCTACTGGTGATGCACAGCAATGCCGAACGTATGCAAAGACAGGGGATGAAGCATGGTTAGTTAAGTTTACGTCGAAGAACTTGGCACTAGGTCATGAAGAAGGCTTATGTGAAGCCGTGTATTTACAAATGGCTGAACAAGCAAAGTGCCAGCCACCGGTTTGGCAATTAATTGATGCACCACCAAGTAGTGGTGCAAAGGCTTGGCTAGCACTTAAACGTTTTGACTATTTACCTAATGAACAAGGGTTACCGGCACATAAAGTAGATGGTGAACAACATGCAGGGCGTTTGCATATGCATAGTGCCTGTGGGTTATTAGATGCTGACTTTCGTACCCCTAGCCTAGACTATAGCGACCTTATTAAAGCCAGTCGTCAGTTGTGTAAGTCTCCTGCGGCAGGTCAACTTCAGTTTCGTCGCGCTATCTTTAATTTATTTGCTGCAAACCAAGATGACCACAGTAAAAACTGGGGATTTTTGCAAGGCGATGATGGTAACTGGCAACTAGCCCCCTTTTACGACGTCACATTTAGCCCTCAGCCCTTTAATGAGCATGCAACAGCCTTTGCAGGGCATGGAAAAGCGCCCCCACTCAAAGTAATGCAAAAGTTGGCAGCAAGTGCTGGTTTTGCTAATTGGAAAGAAGCGCAGCAATGTATTCAAGAAGTCGTTGAGGCGATTAGCAACTTTTCATCCTTGGCGACACAACAAACGATCAGTAAAACAACCGTACTTGCAATTGCTGAGACGCTTGCCCAGCGAAAACAAGAGAACGCAGCGCTTTTTCTACAGCAATAA
- a CDS encoding helix-turn-helix transcriptional regulator, whose amino-acid sequence MRFSLLDDTDVSQAFAAHLRGLREQAKLSREALAQRSCVPAPTIKKFELTGQISFRQLLLLWQSLDSLDRLYQLTQVSADRTALPTSIEEVLKDEL is encoded by the coding sequence ATGAGATTTTCACTTTTAGACGACACTGATGTTAGCCAAGCTTTTGCAGCTCATCTTCGTGGCTTACGTGAACAAGCTAAGCTATCGCGAGAGGCGCTTGCACAGCGTAGTTGTGTACCTGCGCCTACCATTAAAAAATTTGAACTCACTGGGCAAATTTCATTTCGCCAGTTACTACTATTATGGCAGTCACTTGACTCACTCGATAGGCTTTATCAGCTAACTCAGGTAAGCGCAGACCGCACTGCTTTGCCTACCAGTATAGAAGAGGTCCTTAAAGATGAGCTTTAA
- a CDS encoding SEC-C metal-binding domain-containing protein has translation MKIGRNDPCPCGSGKKYKGCCMDQVSKQHAEIADDIQQSVLMNPNLDIDQLNVIAQHKMAQRNNHPNEDFCGLTPTQMANWLYAPLNELAWVKINTPDDLSSSPVMRYLALILDEALQSGGSFKATSKGNLPAKLVKQASALLDEFAVAQYQTVPSISEYSGSNEDKLNGLHYTRVLAQLSGILYVKSGRFHMKKAAQKQYQAQGISAFFLPMLEAAVAKYNWGYLDGWSEDIDLQTFWLFMLWRVQSHGSIDQLIDEMCIAFPDLLLQFPKGEYSTPSEQLGYRIEARFIKRFLEFWGFIIVNPRRVLDNKPLPRKADIQPLLVQTFEFHF, from the coding sequence ATGAAAATTGGACGTAATGATCCCTGTCCGTGTGGCAGTGGCAAAAAATATAAAGGTTGTTGTATGGATCAGGTATCCAAGCAGCACGCCGAAATAGCCGATGACATCCAACAAAGCGTGTTGATGAATCCAAATCTAGATATTGACCAGCTGAATGTCATTGCTCAGCACAAAATGGCACAGAGAAATAATCACCCCAATGAAGATTTTTGCGGCCTGACGCCTACACAAATGGCGAACTGGCTATACGCGCCTCTGAATGAATTGGCTTGGGTTAAAATAAACACGCCGGATGATTTATCCAGCAGCCCAGTGATGCGCTACTTAGCATTAATACTAGATGAAGCTTTGCAGAGTGGAGGCTCGTTCAAAGCAACGAGCAAAGGCAATCTACCGGCAAAATTGGTTAAACAAGCCAGTGCGCTATTAGATGAGTTTGCCGTGGCCCAGTATCAAACTGTGCCAAGCATTAGCGAATATTCGGGTAGTAACGAAGACAAACTCAATGGGCTGCACTATACCCGCGTGTTGGCTCAACTGTCAGGGATCCTCTATGTAAAAAGCGGGCGTTTTCACATGAAAAAGGCTGCGCAGAAACAATATCAGGCTCAGGGAATCAGCGCTTTCTTCCTGCCTATGCTAGAGGCTGCGGTAGCAAAGTATAACTGGGGGTATTTAGATGGCTGGTCTGAGGATATTGATCTGCAAACATTCTGGCTATTTATGCTCTGGCGTGTGCAAAGTCATGGCTCTATCGATCAATTAATTGACGAAATGTGTATTGCCTTTCCGGATTTGCTTCTTCAGTTCCCAAAAGGAGAATACAGTACACCATCAGAGCAGCTCGGTTATCGCATTGAAGCTCGCTTTATTAAACGTTTTTTAGAGTTTTGGGGCTTTATTATCGTTAATCCTAGAAGGGTTTTAGATAATAAGCCGCTACCGAGAAAAGCAGATATCCAGCCGTTGCTAGTACAAACATTCGAGTTCCACTTCTAG
- a CDS encoding type II CAAX endopeptidase family protein has translation MYLSKHIYNSGEAKGWLPWIVLAPFLGMLFVIGSVLPVDLALGQFGLTEEDGSFNSITGFILFLILPFSIMFFIVILWTLKVEKRSLQTIGVFWPTAAKVFPRYVMVGVLTSATVVLLISLAGGYEIGAWLPAFESLSELGLILLLLGGFAIQSSAEELLFRGWLLSTVSRKSNLLVGMLVSSALFTLLHFDPRVAWYVAVGSFLFSIFACYLVLVTGNIWSAMGWHVGWNWFIGVGFEIPITGIKIDVSALIVQLSPNQQTWLNGGNGGPENGVFCLLVLTLGILICQRSLSKRASSLRPTDDA, from the coding sequence ATGTATTTAAGCAAGCACATTTATAACAGTGGCGAGGCTAAAGGCTGGCTACCTTGGATAGTTTTAGCGCCATTTTTGGGTATGTTGTTTGTGATTGGCTCTGTTTTGCCAGTTGATCTCGCCTTAGGCCAGTTCGGTTTGACTGAAGAAGATGGCAGTTTCAATAGCATCACCGGTTTTATACTTTTCCTGATACTGCCATTTTCAATCATGTTCTTCATCGTAATTTTATGGACCCTGAAGGTCGAAAAACGTTCTTTGCAAACCATAGGGGTTTTCTGGCCAACTGCCGCTAAAGTATTTCCCCGTTATGTGATGGTTGGTGTGTTGACCAGCGCTACGGTGGTGTTGCTAATAAGCCTTGCTGGCGGATATGAAATTGGCGCTTGGTTGCCCGCATTTGAGAGTCTGTCTGAACTGGGACTGATTCTGTTATTGCTTGGCGGTTTCGCCATTCAATCCAGTGCCGAAGAGTTGTTATTCCGCGGTTGGTTGTTATCTACTGTGAGCCGCAAAAGTAACTTGCTGGTGGGCATGCTGGTCTCATCAGCCTTGTTCACCTTGCTGCACTTCGACCCGAGAGTGGCGTGGTATGTGGCTGTTGGCTCCTTTTTGTTTTCTATTTTTGCGTGCTACCTAGTGTTGGTGACAGGCAATATCTGGTCCGCCATGGGCTGGCATGTAGGATGGAATTGGTTTATTGGCGTTGGCTTTGAGATCCCTATCACGGGGATCAAAATCGACGTTTCTGCTCTTATTGTGCAATTATCGCCCAATCAACAAACGTGGTTAAACGGCGGCAACGGTGGCCCAGAAAACGGCGTTTTTTGTCTGTTGGTACTAACGCTGGGGATCTTGATTTGCCAAAGAAGTTTGTCCAAAAGAGCAAGCTCTTTGCGGCCCACCGATGACGCTTAG
- a CDS encoding class II fumarate hydratase, producing MASPQDNLFAKQTQNALDNFKISNLTMPVAFIHALGEVKSACAKANKALGLLDDKIANSIIAAAERIAGGEFDQQFPIDVFQTGSGTSTNMNANEVIAQLASCDLGQPVHPNDHVNMGQSSNDIIPSCIHISAVKTLSNQLLPTVTHLVDVIDHKAVEYATLVKTGRTHLMDAMPISVAQELGGWSAQLRAGISRISETLPRVCQLAVGGTAVGTGINTHVEFSQKVCSHLSKQTGLPFTPAVNFFAAISSQDAAVELSGQLKTLAVSLMKISNDLRWMNSGPNSGLGEIVLTKLQAGSSIMPGKVNPVIPEATAMACAQVMGNDATISIAGQSGNFQLNTMLPVIAYNLLQSIEILAGSCTALADKAIHDMQFNRNKLEQAVSRNPILVTALNSIVGYDKGAEIATCAYKQGRPILDVAKEMTDLSEQQLTELLDPRTMI from the coding sequence ATGGCAAGTCCGCAAGACAACTTATTCGCCAAACAAACTCAAAATGCGCTAGATAATTTTAAGATTAGCAATTTGACCATGCCAGTTGCTTTTATTCATGCCTTAGGCGAGGTTAAATCTGCCTGCGCAAAAGCTAATAAAGCCTTAGGCCTGTTGGATGATAAGATTGCCAACAGTATTATTGCAGCCGCTGAGCGTATTGCAGGTGGCGAATTTGATCAGCAATTTCCCATAGACGTTTTTCAAACGGGCTCAGGCACCAGTACTAATATGAATGCGAATGAGGTGATCGCCCAGCTTGCTAGCTGCGACCTAGGCCAACCAGTTCACCCCAACGATCACGTCAACATGGGGCAAAGCTCCAATGACATCATTCCCAGTTGTATCCACATCAGCGCAGTCAAGACCTTGTCTAATCAACTATTGCCGACAGTGACTCATTTAGTCGACGTCATCGACCATAAAGCGGTAGAGTATGCGACGCTGGTAAAAACCGGGCGCACCCATTTGATGGACGCTATGCCCATTTCGGTGGCACAAGAGCTAGGTGGATGGTCGGCGCAGCTTCGTGCTGGTATATCTCGTATATCTGAAACCCTGCCGCGAGTTTGCCAATTGGCGGTAGGCGGCACGGCAGTAGGTACAGGTATTAATACCCATGTGGAATTTTCACAAAAAGTCTGCTCCCATTTATCCAAACAAACGGGATTGCCCTTTACCCCAGCAGTGAATTTCTTTGCCGCGATCAGCTCGCAGGATGCGGCAGTAGAATTAAGTGGCCAATTGAAAACTCTCGCAGTAAGTTTAATGAAAATCAGCAATGATTTACGTTGGATGAACAGTGGTCCCAATAGCGGGCTAGGCGAAATAGTCCTGACCAAATTACAAGCGGGCAGCAGTATTATGCCTGGTAAGGTGAATCCGGTCATACCTGAGGCTACCGCTATGGCATGTGCCCAAGTGATGGGTAACGATGCCACTATTAGCATAGCCGGACAATCCGGTAATTTTCAGCTCAATACCATGTTACCTGTCATCGCCTATAATTTGCTGCAAAGTATCGAGATACTAGCCGGGAGTTGCACTGCTTTAGCTGACAAAGCCATCCATGACATGCAATTCAATCGCAACAAACTAGAGCAGGCAGTATCACGTAACCCCATCTTAGTCACCGCATTAAACAGTATCGTGGGCTATGACAAGGGGGCAGAGATTGCCACTTGCGCCTATAAACAAGGGCGGCCAATACTGGATGTTGCCAAAGAGATGACGGATTTGAGTGAGCAGCAACTAACTGAATTACTCGATCCAAGAACGATGATTTAA